The Rhipicephalus microplus isolate Deutch F79 chromosome 4, USDA_Rmic, whole genome shotgun sequence sequence GGGCCTTTCCCATGTTTCGCGAATCGACCCTTGTTCATAGAGGGCCATACAGTACTTTTGCAAACAATTTTGTGCGCATGTCGCACAAAAACCGTAGTTGATAACATATAACAGCGCCTGCAGTCACTTTACGAGACACAAGTGAGAAATCATCATTCATCGCCAGCGTTATTTTTCCTCATCTGTTTTAGAACATGAGTGGCTGCTCCCTTTTACAAAAACTTGTGATAGCTGCGTTGGCAACTTACTACTATAGAGGCTGGAACTTCTAGCCTCTATACTACTACTATGCGCGTCCGCCGTCAACACTCATGAAGAAGCGGTTGCAAAACCGTCAGTTTACAGATGGTCGTTCGAAACTCGAAACGGAACACTGTTACCTCATTATCTCTGATGCGACAGCAATGCAAACAGTGAAGTCAGGGCTGGCAGGTCTGGCTGCTGGCCACGGTATACTCTGGTTCTTTTTGCCAGCTCTACTGCTATTTGTGGCTTAGATGTCGCACGGTCCGTCCAGGAAAGCAAACCGTGCACACAGTTTGCGTGGGACGCTGGAGCACTCCTTGGACTGTGGCACGTTGCAACAATCGCGGTGTGGTTAGCAAATGGCATGAACACGCAGCATCAAAAAAACCGAGGCCTCGACAGAGACCGTGAAAACCCGTTACGACTCTGCAATGGATGGTTTTTCAGCGTTCAACGGCATATCACTCTTTCCATGCATAAACACGAGGGCACGCGTATTTTAAGCATTACTCATTGTGCGTCTTTCTTTATACGCTTACGCCAAGTTTTGCGGATGGTGAAATGAATGCTTAGTTTGCACACCTGACAATTCTTATCTcgaatgacagagtcagacaccCTGTTTATAGACGCGCTCTAACTAAACAGTCCGTCTGATTGCGGCAGAAACTCAAACTACTGGCACATCTCCAAACGTGCTTTGTGTGCCGCAGTTGCCACGGGCATTTGAAAGCTAGGTACGCGGCTAGCTGCGCGGCTCATACCCTTGTACGTCTTTGGGGGCAAAGCGCATGAATGCAGCGTCAAATTGCCATGGAAACGCAGTGGTTGCCATAGGAACGGAGCGCTGGCTCTCGCTGTGAGGAGGTTTAAATGTGTACAAAAGCAACTTCTTGCGTTGCTATTTCGGTTGCTTAAGTTATAGTTGCTCTTTTGTTTTGTCATGCAAAAAGGCAAAACGGAAACGACAAGACAGATTTCACGCTTGTTTCACGTGGCTCTTGCTTAAATCTGTGCCCATTTAATTACTCTAAATAGTCACGATTGGTAACGCAAACGGTATTCTCAGTGATGCTGTGGAAATATCCAGGTGGCCACACGAGCAATTCTATCTTAAACAGAGCGGCGTCATGCTTCGTTTTTCTGTGTCTTGTACTTCCAGATACCACTGTTCCGGAAAATATCGTTTGGTGTGATTCGCAGGCTCTGCCGACATGTCTGTTTTCAGGCACCGACATCTGTACACGTTTCACAATTTCTGGGGTGAGTGACTCTTCAATTAAACGAAATATGCGTGCGCACTCGCACACGTTGGATGTTCGACAGTTGTTCATACATATGCGAACCGCGGAGTACACATACGGACGGAATGCGCACTCTTATGCAACTTAGCGAAAACGAAAGGGTGCGGACATGCGCAATCAAAACTGCAATTTAGGTACCAATCACGGTCAAGGCATTCGGGACACTGAGTAGATTTTAATATTTGAGGCCATAATTTAATACTTGGAGCGCATAATTAGCTTTGCGATATTTTGATTGACTCAGCTTTGCCTAGCTCTTTCCGACGTGTAAAAATAGCAACGAATGAAATTTGTAGACCGGCGTGAAACACGCAGTCGCAGAGTAAGCCGTAGGAGCAACTCATATGAGCCTCCACCCACCACCCCCGCACAAACATGCGTTAATTTGATACGACTGCTCCCCTTTCTTGTAATTAAGCTCTGCTGCCTAATTAGGTACGCTGAAGCAACgaaaaatatcacaataaatcAAATCGCCTACGCTCGGGAATTAGAATTGCCAGCTGATCCTGTGTTGTTGCGTGTTGCATTTTTCACTCGTGCCATTGTGGCCAAGAGCTCAGCAATCGATATTATCGTGAAACGCTGCACGTTAATCCGATCTGCTTATGATCTCCTGCTAGATTATCTCCAAAAGCGCGCGAGAGACATCTAACGTACTATTATGACTATCGTGATGCCACAACATAACAACATCTGAGATTTTACGTCCCGAAATCccgatatgattgtgagggacaccgttgtggagggccccgaaaattccgaccatctagcgttctttaacgtacacagAGATTACACAGTAGAAGGGAATTTATCACTTCATCTCCGCGGCTGAGATCGAATCCGCGGCCAACGGTCCAGCAGCCGAGCAGATTAACTATACTAATCCACCATAGCGGACTTTCGCGTCGCCACATGCTAGCCACTGTGTTAATTTTTAAAGAGAAATATTCTGAAcgtatttacgaaaaaaaaaaagtcgaccaACTTCGCAATTTTCATTGGTAGATCACCAATACTATAGGTACCGCACTGTTCTTTAGTAACTCTATTCGGTACAGGTGTTCAATAAAGAACTAATCTGCCACGTTAAAACAATTTCCGCGCTTTTGTTTCTCGATGTCACGTGCAAATCTTACAGGCGTCAGCACTGACGGTGTATTCTGGACGTCCTTCGGTAACTGTTACATCGCGCATATAACTGCAAGCTAATAATACATGTTGGCCTAATATGAAAGTTTGAAGCTATCAAAACTACAGTCACCGGGTGTTTAGTGCCTGCATTTATTTATTCGTTTTGTATTTCAGACTTTAACAAAGACGGAATATTGACATGGGACGACTTCAACATTATTGCCGAGGTAAGCCGGCACAAAACTTGCTCCGAGTGACAAAAATGTGATGCTATCGCAATGCTTCGGAAAATGTAAAATCAAAATCCGATGGCCGATTTGCTATCAgatcccttttttttctctttcattgcGATAGAAATTGATGGATAGTCTCGACGGGTTTCTGCCGTCATGTCGCGTATAAGGTCCAAATTGATAAGATCCCCCAGCGCATCGTATGTTCTCCCCGCCGTTAACAGCGCACGAGCCGGAATGACGAACGAGCAGCCACTGAGACGTTTGATTTTACGAGCGCGGTCGTCTCAGGCGCGCGTGTTATCTGCAGCTATCTCGGCAGCGGTCAGCGAGCGTCTCGCGCCTCCGTGCCACGTCTTGAGCGCAAAGATACGGTGCGAAAAGCGTGCCTGGAGCGGCTGTACTCTCTTACAACAGCGTTTTGTTAAGTTGCGCGAAATCACATTCAAAATAATTAGCGGACAGCCTCACTTCGCATAAAATACAATTTgtggctatcgcattcattgcttcattcttgcggtgaaactgtgacAAGTGTGCCTGGAGCGGCTGTACTCTCTTACAACAACGTTTTGTAGAGTTGCGCGAGATCGCACCCAAAATAATTAGCTGACAGCCTCACTTCGAATAaaattacaatttgttgctatcgcattcattgctacaTCCTTGCAGTGAAACTGACTTTTTTCCCCCTCAGTACTACACCAAGTTGCAGCGCCACGGCAAGCTCGAAAAGGAGGTCTACGAAAGGTGGAAGTCGATTCTCGAACGATGGTGGAACGAACTGACGGAGCACgcagactttaacaaagtagGTTGCCTCGCAAAGAAAGCGAGAGTGCTGTAACTGTCGCTTTCCCTCAACAAAACCAATGTTGCGGGAAAGAATGCTCGCGAAGAACGATTTCGGGAGAAAATGCGCATGAACTACAGGCGTACGATTAGGATGTGTTGCGCACGCCCCTTCACTGCGTCCTTTACGCGCACACCGTTCTATCGAACCAGCGAATCTTAGCAAGTGCAACTGAACGAACACAAAAAAGACAGGACAGCCTGCGTTGAACCTGTCTAAAGTTCTGGAATAAAATCGATAATTTAGGAATTAATAAATCATTCCAAATATGTTGGTTCTCAAGTAAAAGCTGAAAGAACACTCAAAACAGCACGTTATATACGTAGTTCGAGCAACTATTGACGCTCGCAAGGAATTCAGCGACATAGAAGTGTAACTTTCAGCAATGAATATCATGGTCTACTAGCCGGGTTAAGTGCAGTCGTTCAGTCATTTTTATAGCGCAGTCTAAAGCGCGTCCAACGCAACTCTTTCACGCAGGACCGCATCGTGGAATTCGACGAATGGCTCAAGTTTTTCACTAATCTTGGAAAAAGCACCAAGAGCGTCAAAGACCTGCCGGACTTTTTGCAGAAATACCTGCATTTGTTTTTCCTCATCATGGACTCGAACAGTAAGGGCGGACGTTACTCGTAGTAATTGCCTTTAAGTGCTCGAAACAGTAGTGTTATCGAAGCGTGATAATAAATTGTAGCGCAGACAAAGGGCAAGGACACAAGAAGGCGCATGCAAGACAACGCCTTCTCTTGTACGTGccctttgtctgcgctaccatatattatcatgcTACCATAGCAACAAGCCCAAATTGCCACCCTCACTGACGTTATTGATGCGATTTTGTTACACACTACGGACTCTGATTCGTAGAGTAATATATAACACAACGAACGGCAGCAGTTCCACGGCAGCAGCTCAACAACTCATAGATTGGATGATTACTCAAGCCttcaatgtttttgtttttttatcaactATTCCTGTTGCAACTATTCCAAAACAGCCAACGATGGCACCTGTACGCCTTTATGGACATAAAGAGTGCTTGTGACAGGTAGGATAATTAAAGTGAAAATTAACATACAGTGGCAATGATACAACGCAGAAAATCTTAGAAAAGAGCTTGCAAATCATAGAAACACTTGGAAAGATTCTAAAAATAATAAATTTTCCTTACGAAGGGAGACATGATCAGCTTTTGGCAgcttgtgtgcgtgcgtttgtgtgcgtgtaaaATGCACGTTGACGCAATGTAAACTATTAATCAATTCATCTTTTATACATTTTCAAAATCGGACAGACGCACAGGAATACCCCGCATTTCAACTACGTAACGTGATTAGATAATCACCTTTTTAAAAATTAGTTAGAATGACATACTCTTTTTTTACATTTCCAGAGGACGGCCTAGTATGtgccaaggactacaagaagtaCCTCAAAACTCACAATCTCGACATAAGCAGAGCGGATGAGTGCTTCAAGGAAATGCTCAATGTGAGTGCTTACACCTGCTACAAAACTCCATCCATTCATATAAAAGTCATTCGGCACCAAGGCACAGCCTTTCGACCACCTACTCTACTTTGCAGCGTGAGCAACAATGTAATGCTTAGATAAATCATTGCACACTGAAGtcaacccacaggtcgcgggatcgaatcccggctgcatttccgatggaggcggaaatgttgtaggcccgtgtgctcagatttgggtgcacgttaaagaaccccaggtggtcgaaatttccggagccctccactacggcatctctcataatcatatggtggttttgggacgttgaaccccacatatcaatcacactGAAGTCAGCACGTTAAATAGACTACACTTCATGAGCTCTAACCATTGTGGTTTGGAATGTAATACAGAACTGTTCTACTTTATTGCTTCCGTGAGAAACGCTACCTTTTTTTTTAGCTTGTTCTCCGCCACAGAATTCTCAAGCAGTAGTTTTTATGAACCTTAGTTCCGAGAATATGTAGATATGTGTATGATTTCTTAGTGCTATCACAGTGAGGTGCCTCGTAATCAACATTTGAAGAACGTCTTTCCATTTTTCAACACATTAAATTCCACAAAAGGCTTTCCCGGTTATGTAAAAATGACGAACGCATGTGTATTCATGAAAACATTTCATTAAAGCATACAGGACCGTATCTCTCAAAGGTTTTTTGCTGTCATCTTCAATTTTGCTCTGGGACCGAGCAAACAACCCCTTCAAACCTTGTCCGATTATCTTTCaccataagggggggggggggggggcttgcttgAAGTTTTACATACACAATGACATGATGTGGCACCGCAGTAAAAACGTGGAATTGCGAGAATTCAGATGTTTTTAGTCCAGGCTGCAAGTTAGCAACATGTTTCTTTGTTGGTGCTCGATAACCTTACACAAATTTGAATTTTTGCCTTGGTTGGCGCAGGAGGAAGATGCTGAGAACGGAAACGCCATGACGTCGGATCGTTTTACGGCCACCGTCTACGAATGCTGGGTATCACAAGACAACAATTGCAAAGGGAAATACATCTGCGGACCCTACGACTCAACACCCATGGAAGAGCTCGAAAAGAAGAACAAGAAGCGACCAGTCTGAATACTGCCGTACTTCTTACCATTATTATTTTGCACAAGTTCTGCCTCGCTAGCCAAATGCTTTTTCGCACGACCACTCTCGCATTGGCTTCACTTTCTCGCACCGAGGGGCACCTCTTTTTAAGAAGCACACTTTATCAAGAACGACTGCGAAATAATCAAATAAAAAAGCTTCCACGACTGCTCACAGTGGCCGAAGGCTACTGTGCTTGCACGAGTACAACGAATCCTCCCAATTATTTTGTTGTTGCTTCCTTAAACGTTTGAGTGACAAGGCATTTAGGGTTTAATTTGGAGTCATGCAGAGCTAAACCTCCAAATATAATGCAATCAGCCCTCTCCCAGAAATTTTTAAAGCTCAGCCACATTGCAACAAGGCGTTGCAGAAAAGCTAGCTTCTAGATACCACGGGGGGTGGAATACAGACATGTATTCATGCGATGTGTGGTATTACGCAAACAAACACCAAGACGTGAGTAATGGGGAAAGTGACCCTATACATGTATGTACCTGTTGTGGCCCATCACAACTGGTTCTATTGAAGCGTCATGTCCTTTAAGAACTAGTTCAGTGACAGTTCCTTGCAGAATCTGCCAGGGACTTTGTGCAAAACTTTTAACTAATGCAGGAAATGCTGCAAACTAATTCAGCACCTGGCTTGCACTATGCGAAACAACTGGCGGTGACATACATATAACGCCACGTCGCATTGtggtgaaacaaaaaaacaaggttGAGCACTTACTAAACTACAGTGAAACGTTGCATTGATGTTAAGTAGGCACTTTTCAAACTATAGTTGCAAAAGTGCCTCAACTCAATGAAACATTTCATTACAATGCACATACTACTCACTGACACTTACCCAAGTGCTGGTGGACAAAAATAATGACCTGTCATGTAGTAATACCTCCGCTCAGTATGATGCGCATCAACGCAGTCATACTAACAAGAGCAAACACACATCACTGTAGCCGACCGTGCACCAAGCGTCATACTCCACACTCGATGAGCATGTGTATGCATAAATAAAAAACACACGGTTGATACAAAATATGTGTATTTAATCGCTGCTACAAAAAGAGCAAAATCGTGTAGGCATAATATAAATAACGAAGCAGTTTGTTCTTGAGGGTTATGTATATATACAAGGTCTTGATGCTGATTCGAAGATATGAAAAACAGGTGTATAAAAAAACATGAGTGGAGACTGATGAACACATAGGGCATATGCATGCATGCACAATGTTTACACAATCTTTTTTTTGTCACATCCGGTTTGTTTCCAATACTACACAAGCAAGCACCAGATTCGCATAGATAAATCGATGCAAGATATTCTCCCCAAGGCTTTAAATGGTACGATGCTCAGTCGACATGATGCACACAATCCACTCACAATGATGTTGACGTACTTGGGTATCGTTATTTACACAGTGCTcaagaacataataaaaaatggGCAAAATGTGCCTGCTGTTGTGGAATTCAATGACGAATGATGAAAAGAAGTACTGTGAGACGTTAGTAATAACAGTGAATATAAATTAATGAAATAATAAACACAGATGAgtaaattgctatgacaaaacaCATACATCATTATCTCGTGCGATTCAAGTTAGAAAAGTAGTGCTCGTGTTAACAAATTGCAAAGATAGCAGATCTACTCGTCACAACCCTGCATACTTGCAATAATGCTAAAAACATCAGGGTACCAGCTTGTGAATGCgctgtacagtttttttttgtcgattcAATCCCTTGTTTCATTCAAAGAAAGTTTCCTAGTCAGATCGTGGAATAATAATTCGTTTTCcactggaataaaaaaaacacgagaaACATGGCGGCCCTGGCAATGGCGAATATATCAAAAGCCAAAGTTTTCCTTTTCTGAACTCTGTGATTTATGAAAGCTGTTACTTTAGCAAAAACATGCATGTAGAAAATTATTCCAGGAGTCAAGTATTACCAGAGAGTTAATTACTGTGTCAAGAAACAGGTGCCCATTGTGCAACATTAATGTTGAGAGACTTACAATACCTTCTTGCTTCACACTTTCATTTTTACAAGCTTTCCCTGAAGTTTTACAAGCTTGATCGTTTCATTGTTTGCAGGAGTGTGAATGCCGACCATGCCCATTGCCGACAGCctttctctcgctctcttgtATTCTCTTGTTCCCCTACTCTCTTATCCCTATGAATTAAAGCAAACATTGCCATCATTTCCTAACAATAACCACTTTAACCCATCAAAAGACACCTGTATATAATCCTTTTCTAATGTTTCTGTCTGTACCGACTGTCTACCTGCTACTAGACGTCGCTAATAAACctccttgcaaagtggtggaagtgcgcTAGGTAGTTAAATCTAGAACTTTGAAGCTGGAAGTTGCCCACTGCGCCGACAATACCTGATCAGATCACTGAGCAAGGAACCGCCTAGCAAAAAACGGCCCAATCTccactggtcatcgtgcctatTACGCTGCGCCAACGTGACTCCCTCTTCTTCCGCGGGTCcaaggaccaagatgtggaaggtTGGCTGCTGCtctttgaaaaggtgagcgctgCCAACGAATGGGACGACCTCTCAACGTTGAAGTATGTCCCATTTTACCTCAAAGATGCCGCCAGCTTGTAATTCACAAACCACCGTGTCAAATTTTCCACTTAGGCCGCATTCAAGACCGCTCTTGCAGCTGTGTTTGGTCGCCgcacagtgcgcaagctccgcgTCGAACAGTGCCTAtgcggacgtgcacaaaggcaggaCGAAAACTTCAtgagctatattgaagatgtcattGGTCTATGCAGGCGCCTGAACCCCGAGATGGCCAAACAAGACAatatcaggcatatcttgaaaggcatacaCGATGACGCCTTTTAAATGTTGCTGGCGAAAGGCCCATGTATCGTGTCCGAACTTGTAAGCTTGTGCCAGaacttcaaagaactttgcaagCAACGTGCCTCAGTTCGaaggtcgacgacagcagaacGGGCTCAGCGTCCACAGCCCGTGCACAACACTTGCTATTCGCACCCAGAGACGGTCCCACTGGTGATCGCCTTGCTCCTTCACCCTTACACTTTATGATAATGAGCATTTATCCACTTAATAGTAACTCTCGCCATGAATTACCTTGAGTGTCTTGGTCATGACTAAGAGCCCTCGTTTGAACAAACACATACCAAGCAAGCTATGTAGGAAAATGTTCAACATTTCAGAAGCTTGTGTAGAATGTACAATATCCAGCCAAAATCACAAAGTGCGCAATAACCAACACATTGTGTTTACTATTGCCCTTATCAAATGTTGTTAGCTTCTTATTTGCACTAGTTTTATTTGAAGAGCAACTGAAGTCAGGCTAGATTATTTTTAGAAACTAAGATCGCTTATAGACTTGTTGAATTCACGGCATTACTTTGTGAAATGGGGAAAAAACTTTCCTGCGGTTCATGCTTCGTGCAATGACAAAGAATATTGTATACGGATTCACTCAGGAGTATTTCCAGTGATGTCCTACTCTCATGAACAGTTCCTGCAAAGTTCAATTATCAATTACTTAGAAATTTTTCAATTATTAATACCTAAGATTTTATGTCCCAAGACCATGAAATGATTATGAGatatgctgtagtggagggctccagaaattttgagtatctggtgttctgtaacatgcaccgacatcacacagtacaagGGCTTTTAGAATGCACCGACACTGCACCGCCACGGCCAGGATCGAACCAGTGACCTTTGTTACATCAGGGTCAGCAACCAATCAAAAAATTTTTCAAACGGTACTGCAACAAGAACATGCACATGAAAGTGTGTATACATGTTGGTTGCTCTCCGATATTTAACTGGAACAAATACTTTTGCATCATTAGGGGTGCCTCTGCTAATAAGCATGAAAAATCAGATCAAGGATGCAGCAACAAGCACACCTCAAAGGAAGTATGTATAATACATATACTAGAACTTCGCCGCCGCTGATGTAATTGCTGCCACTTTTGTAAGGTTTGCATGTGTGCACTGATATATGTTGGCCTACCATCGATCGTTTGCATGTGCATGAATTAACGCCTTTCTCAGTCGCAGCAGCTGGTCTGCTTCCGTTAAATTTCCTTTCGTGTCCTTTGTATATACATTTCTGAAAATGCAGTCATATAAAAAATAACTGCTGGCACAAAATGCATTGCCTccatgccttttttttctctagagACATATTTCTGCAGTATTGCTAAATTCATTATCCTAACGGCATGTCACAGTGTGCACCTTTCTCATGTTACTCGCTTCTACAACAGCCTTATGCATTTCTTATGCACAAGGAAGTTATAGTGCCTGTATCATTTGTTACCAGGCCTTGCTGACAGCAAGTCTGACTAAACTGAGTTCATTGTGTACTGTTTTTCAATGTGAATGAATGTGATGTGGAAACAGGACACCTtatagggacactaaagagaGACAATGACTTGTTTTAAATTGGTAAGCTGCCCTCTGAAAACTCCAATGCAATAAGTTTCACTATTATAAACtcattattagcagagaaaaAGGTCGAAGTTTCATCTTTTAATTTCATGCCAAAATCTAAGTGCCTGAAATTACAAATTTCACAATGTATTTTTTACATTTTCAGGACATTAGAAGATTGAATTTTCTAGCATTTTGTATGAAAAGTCTATGGCACACACAGATTACAATACACTTcaattttatcgattagaagctatgCAAGACCCACCAAACACCTTCAAAATCTATGACTTCGTGGTGTTTGGTATGGGAATCTCAAGGTAGTGTGGCAacgcaaagcggtgcttctgtgcgcggtgcagagagcgcatgcgcccgcacgagaaagttatattcgagaggaagggtgataataaaagtcagttgttgtttgggatgcgacttgttcacttgcgcagctctgccgagcgacgcgtatcaacattggtgacccggactcgGAATACAGACACAGCGACTGGAGTGTCGAACCAGCCGCAATATGGATTCAACGTCCACGACCGACGCCCCTCCGACAGTCTCCTCAGTCGACGGTAAGCTGCCCCCTTTTTGGACTGCGGACCCCGCACTTTGGTTCATACAAGTGGAATCTCAGTTCGCAGCCAGACGAATCACCGCAGACCTTACGAAATACCACTACGTAGTCAGCAGTCTGCCGCCCGCCATAGCCAGTGAAATCAGGGATCTGTTTCTCGCACCACCTGTCGAAAACGCATATGCAACGCTAAAAGAAACCTTTATTCGCCGAGTTACGCCCTCCGAACCACAACGACTGCAGCAATTGCTTCGCGGCACGGAACTCGGCGACCGTACTCCTAGTCAGCTTTTGCGGCACATGCAACAGTTGCTTGGCGGAACATCAAACACGATAGATGGAGTATTGCTCCGAGAACTTTTTTTGCAAAAGTTGCCTGCAGCCGTCCGCATGGTCATCGCGGCCTCAGAGCACAAGGATTTAACCGCAGCCGCCGAACTTGGTGACAAACTGGTAGCAATGACACCGCCCACACCGATGGCTGCCGTGCAAGCGCAACAGCCTCTAAAC is a genomic window containing:
- the LOC119172036 gene encoding sarcoplasmic calcium-binding proteins I, III, and IV is translated as MSVFRHRHLYTFHNFWDFNKDGILTWDDFNIIAEYYTKLQRHGKLEKEVYERWKSILERWWNELTEHADFNKDRIVEFDEWLKFFTNLGKSTKSVKDLPDFLQKYLHLFFLIMDSNKDGLVCAKDYKKYLKTHNLDISRADECFKEMLNEEDAENGNAMTSDRFTATVYECWVSQDNNCKGKYICGPYDSTPMEELEKKNKKRPV